A DNA window from Malus domestica chromosome 12, GDT2T_hap1 contains the following coding sequences:
- the LOC103449586 gene encoding calcium-dependent protein kinase 26-like, whose protein sequence is MGNNCVGSTKNTLIHSVSNSLWWSRSTGGFSSRGINSTDEMPQLSKNPSEATLYVQNKAPEAVKIAEEEYKSVQATSRKEKVHPDKPKEPALPRKHKEETLLVRQVTLPKVEVKLAPPTIHMGEARPVQVVAKKEETNMGEARPVQVVAKKEKTKPAVPAKPKKPYNVKRVASAGLQAESVLQTKTGHLKEYYNLGQKLGHGQFGTTFLCVEKATGKEYACKSIAKRKLLTTEDVEDVRREIQIMHHLAGNQNVITIKATYEDAVAVHVVMELCAGGELFDRIIQRGHYTERKAAQLTRTIVGVVEACHSLGVMHRDLKPENFLFVNEQEDSPLKAIDFGLSIFFKPGEIFGDVVGSPYYVAPEVLRKHYGPEADVWSAGVIIYILLSGVPPFWGETEQEIFEEVLHGDLDFSSDPWPRISESAKDLVKRMLVRNPKKRLTAHQVLCHPWVQVDGVAPDKALDSAVLSRLKQFSAMNKIKKMALRVIAENLSEEEIAGLTEMFKMIDTDNSGQITFDELRDGLKRFGANLNESEIYDLMQAADIDNSGTIDYGEFIAATLHLNKIEREDHLFAAFSYFDKDGSGYITQDELQQACEEFGIVDIHLEELIREVDQDNDGQIDYNEFVAMMKKGNADFDKKGVHTNALSVGFREALSVC, encoded by the exons ATGGGGAACAACTGCGTCGGATCAACGAAGAACACACTCATCCATTCAGTCTCGAATTCACTCTGGTGGTCTCGATCAACGGGCGGTTTTTCCAGTAGGGGAATCAATAGTACTGATGAAATGCCGCAATTGAGTAAGAATCCGTCAGAAGCTACTCTTTATGTTCAAAACAAGGCCCCAGAAGCAGTTAAGATAGCGGAGGAAGAGTATAAATCCGTGCAGGCTACAAGTCGGAAGGAGAAGGTTCATCCAGACAAGCCTAAGGAACCGGCACTGCCTCGGAAACACAAGGAGGAGACGTTACTTGTGAGGCAAGTAACACTTCCCAAGGTAGAGGTTAAACTAGCACCACCAACAATTCACATGGGAGAGGCTAGACCGGTCCAAGTAGTAGCGAAAAAGGAAGAGACTAACATGGGAGAGGCTAGACCGGTACAAGTAgtagcgaaaaaggaaaagactaAGCCAGCAGTGCCAGCGAAACCCAAGAAGCCCTATAATGTCAAGAGGGTAGCAAGTGCAGGGCTTCAGGCCGAGTCTGTCTTGCAAACAAAAACAGGGCACTTGAAGGAGTACTACAATTTGGGCCAAAAGCTCGGACACGGGCAGTTTGGAACGACTTTTCTGTGTGTGGAGAAAGCGACTGGAAAGGAGTATGCTTGTAAATCCATCGCTAAAAGGAAACTCCTGACTACAGAAGATGTGGAGGATGTGAGGAGAGAAATTCAGATTATGCATCACTTGGCGGGGAATCAAAATGTAATCACAATTAAAGCAACATATGAGGATGCTGTTGCAgttcatgttgtcatggaattATGTGCAGGGGGTGAGCTTTTCGATAGGATTATCCAGCGAGGGCATTACACCGAAAGAAAGGCAGCTCAACTGACGAGGACTATAGTTGGAGTTGTAGAAGCTTGCCATTCTTTGGGTGTCATGCATCGTGATCTTAAGCCGGAGAACTTTCTTTTTGTCAACGAGCAGGAGGATTCACCGCTTAAGGCTATCGATTTTggactatcaatattctttaagCCAG GGGAGATATTCGGTGATGTGGTTGGAAGCCCCTATTATGTTGCCCCAGAAGTCCTGCGCAAGCACTATGGTCCCGAAGCAGATGTTTGGAGTGCCGGTGTTATCATTTACATCCTCTTAAGTGGGGTGCCTCCGTTTTGGGGTG AAACTGAGCAAGAGATATTTGAAGAGGTGCTGCATGGCGATCTTGACTTCTCATCGGATCCCTGGCCTAGAATTTCTGAAAGTGCCAAAGATCTAGTTAAGAGAATGCTCGTAAGAAACCCAAAAAAGCGGCTAACTGCTCATCAAGTTCTCT GCCACCCATGGGTTCAGGTTGATGGAGTGGCTCCAGACAAGGCTCTTGATTCCGCTGTTTTAAGTCGCTTGAAGCAGTTTTCTGCAatgaacaaaattaagaaaatggcTCTTAGA GTCATTGCAGAGAACCTCTCGGAAGAAGAAATTGCTGGTTTAACAGAAATGTTCAAGATGATAGATACTGACAATAGTGGTCAAATTACTTTTGATGAACTCAGAGATGGACTCAAAAGATTTGGAGCTAATCTAAATGAGTCCGAAATATATGATCTTATGCAAGCT GCAGATATTGATAATAGTGGCACAATTGATTACGGAGAGTTTATAGCAGCAACATTGCATCTAAacaagatagagagagaagaccACTTATTTGCAGCTTTCTCATATTTTGACAAGGACGGCAGTGGCTACATCACTCAAGACGAACTTCAACAAGCCTGCGAGGAGTTTGGCATTGTCGATATTCACTTGGAAGAATTGATCCGAGAAGTAGATCAGGACAAT GACGGGCAAATAGACTACAACGAGTTCGTTGCCATGATGAAGAAAGGCAATGCAGATTTTGATAAGAAGGGGGTTCACACCAATGCCCTCAGCGTTGGATTTAGGGAGGCACTCTCTGTTTGTTAA
- the LOC103449589 gene encoding protein WVD2-like 4: MESENGVTFDDESCVIEEKHVDVSVPSLSKEGKNADGNAEVPAVNGISEPVTKDEGINSSEVAVAASATVPPGKNSKAAKNPHAPNNGFSKSKPAKEKPTVKGATPFPRKERALLSQSLSFPARGSHADPMKKSIDVYPVKTEIKHARGATKAEAPISVSRLNNPTRRASTGVHSNDGNTTGDSIKRTSLASIPSIRSSSSGKSGSVDTSANNPSNGIRSVDQSLNAVKTTLPIKEDDDAHSVASTTPSGRRISASGFSFRLEERAEKRKEFFTKLEEKIQAKEEEKNNSQAKSKESQEAEIKRLRKSLTFKAAPMPSFYKEPPPKVELKKIPTTRPKSPKLGRNKSSISSLNSSSEGAGASLSPRLNQELNISKKGLKTKSEKDVIDPKKPIRKSQTRLPSQENAATKTEAKPAKSPPKGTKEETQDQKAHTGKTEEAQDQSGHLSEFQDEIEPEVSVGQIKEPVLGAPIPEIMPHEVSVGV; encoded by the exons ATGGAGTCTGAAAATGGGGTTACATTCGACGATGAGAGTTGTGTTATCGAGGAAAAACATGTAGATGTATCAGTACCGAGTTTGAGCAAAGAGGGAAAGAATGCTGATGGTAATGCTGAAGTTCCTGCCGTGAATGGAATATCTGAACCTGTGACAAAAGATGAAGGCATTAACTCTTCTGAAGTTGCAGTTGCAGCCTCTGCGACTGTTCCGCCtggtaaaaattcaaaagctgcAAAG AATCCTCATGCTCCGAACAATGGTTTTTCAAAGAGCAAACCGGCCAAAGAAAAACCTACTGTGAAGGGCGCAACTCCATTCCCTCGTAAGGAGAGGGCATTGCTTTCTCAGAGTCTTTCTTTCCCGGCAAGAGGATCTCATGCAGATCCTATGAAGAAGAGCATTGATGTGTACCCAGTGAAAACAGAAATCAAACATGCTCGAGGAGCAACCAAAGCTGAGGCTCCCATTTCAGTTTCTCGTCTGAATAATCCAACTAGGCGGGCATCCACAGGAGTTCATTCAAATGATGGGAACACAACTGGAGATTCCATTAAGAGGACTTCTTTGGCATCAATACCCAGCATTAGATCCTCTTCA TCCGGCAAGTCTGGTTCTGTGGATACATCCGCCAATAACCCATCTAATGGGATCCG ATCAGTTGATCAAAGTTTAAATGCTGTAAAAACAACTCTGCCAATCAAAGAGGATGATGATGCTCACTCCGTTGCTTC GACTACACCTAGCGGGCGGAGGATCAGTGCTTCTGGATTTTCCTTTAGGTTGGAAGAACGTGCTGAAAAACGGAAGGAG TTTTTTACGAAGCTGGAAGAGAAGATACAGgctaaggaagaagaaaaaaataactcGCAAGCAAAATCAAAG GAAAGCCAGGAAGCTGAGATCAAGCGACTAAGGAAGAGCCTGACGTTTAAGGCGGCGCCCATGCCAAGTTTCTATAAAGAGCCTCCTCCGAAAGTTGAACTCAAGAAG ATTCCAACCACACGGCCAAAATCTCCAAAACTTGGACGGAACAAGAGCTCCATTTCTTCGCTAAACAGTTCTTCAGAAGGTGCTGGGGCATCTCTTAGCCCACGTCTGAATCAAGAACTGAATATTTCAAAGAAAGGATTAAAGACTAAAAGCGAAAAGGACGTCATAGATCCAAAGAAGCCTATTAGAAAGTCTCAAACTAGGCTTCCTTCTCAGGAAAATGCTGCTACTAAAACTGAAGCAAAGCCTGCGAAGTCACCACCAAAGGGTACCAAAGAAGAAACACAAGACCAGAAAGCGCACACCGGAAAAACTGAAGAAGCTCAGGACCAGTCAGGGCATCTTTCCGAATTCCAAGATGAGATAGAGCCTGAAGTGAGTGTTGGCCAGATCAAAGAACCAGTCCTTGGTGCACCTATCCCGGAGATCATGCCTCATGAAGTTTCGGTTGGAGTTTAA